A single window of Anopheles moucheti chromosome 2, idAnoMoucSN_F20_07, whole genome shotgun sequence DNA harbors:
- the LOC128297756 gene encoding uncharacterized protein LOC128297756, protein MSKRSKQNGNFYKKRARLLNDVARSVDELNITLETASTTVWPDLGVEITQQDLESLFATSSSAAVDSIRSIDDDNTIQIEDVDDFPNADNPYNFMENLNLKDALVHLITLGRASRFLTEGFLAILRKYFKAKVPKTKRTLLKTPTQIGSEIKSIQGGHLWYHGIEKVLSKYFENIVPEVEKITIDLSIDGLPLFRSSRKQLWPIQIRVAELAKHPAMIVGSFGGSVKPSVEEFLRPLVEEINELQKRGLQFGDKLLPFSLRAIIADSPMRATLKATMNYNGKHGCLKCTCVGTTIANSDSNKIIFDSVNADPRTDEGFRQRLDELHHKPWRTPLEDIDGFDMVEGIPVSDRLHLVDEGGTQKILAGILDDNFENVEHLFPRQKDAISAFIMKIRLPSEIPRRIRHLNEVPLWKATEYRTFLHYLSVVILKDIFKQEAMFNHFLFYFCGITIFSTKAHQQYWPLACKMLDEFVRHFGKYFGRSNLISNIHNLQHVGKEVMKYGPLDSYSAYEFENNLRFVKQCVRSGTKIVEQAAGRLIERSHVIKAKTLTVPYYPQLKANGRFFINEEFSLQKQFQNRWFLTKENNIIQFTNVKKIENSFIICGNMVESCEELFNVVSDEDNVLADIQLSSVELCKFKVKLNVRLFEVEVPCTSIKCKLVPIFIPSRSLIQLPIRVPPQPDSIALFPLLHTFL, encoded by the exons ATGTCGAAACGTTCTAAGCAGAATggcaatttttataaaaaacgAGCTCGGTTGTTAAACGATGTTGCTAGAAGCGTCGATGAGTTAAACATCACGCTGGAAACGGCTTCAACCACTGTATGGCCAGATCTAGGAGTGG AAATAACGCAACAAGATCTTGAATCTTTGTTTGCAACAAGCAGTTCTGCAGCTGTCGATAGTATTAGAAGTATTGATGACGACAATACGATACAAATCGAGGATGTCGACGATTTTCCAAACGCAGATAATCCGTATAATTTCATggagaatttaaatttaaaagatGCACTCGTACATCTTATCACTTTGGGCCGCGCATCTCGTTTTTTAACCGAagggtttctagcaattttgagaaaatatttcaaagcaaaagtacCCAAAACTAAACGAACCCTCTTAAAAACACCCACCCAAATTGGATctgaaattaaatcaatacaAGGCGGCCATTTATGGTATCATGGTATTGAGAAAGTCCTTTCGAAATATTTTGA GAATATTGTACCAGAAGTAGAAAAAATTACGATCGATTTGTCAATCGATGGGCTACCTCTTTTTAGAAGTTCCCGTAAGCAGCTTTGGCCAATACAGATTAGAGTGGCAGAATTGGCCAAACATCCGGCAATGATTGTTGGAAGTTTCGGAGGATCTGTTAAACCTAGTGTAGAAGAGTTTTTAAGACCATTGGTTGAAGAAATTAATGAACTACAAAAAAGAGGTTTGCAATTCGGAGATAAGTTATTACCATTTTCTCTTCGTGCAATTATCGCCGACTCACCAATGCGGGCCACTTTAAAAG CCACCATGAATTACAATGGGAAACATGGATGCCTAAAATGCACTTGTGTTGGAACGACAATTGCAAATAGCGACTCtaacaaaataatttttgattCGGTAAACGCTGATCCACGTACCGATGAAGGATTTAGGCAAAGACTGGACGAATTGCACCATAAACCATGGCGTACTCCTCTAGAGGACATCGATGGTTTTGATATGGTTGAAGGTATTCCTGTTTCTGATAGACTGCATTTAGTGGATGAAGGAGGTACTCAAAAAATTTTAGCTGGTATTCTTGATGATAATTTCGAAAATGTGGAACACTTGTTTCCTCGACAGAAGGATGCCATATCAGCATTTATAATGAAAATACGATTACCTTCTGAAATACCTCGTAGAATCCGCCATCTGAACGAAGTTCCTTTGTGGAAAGCTACAGAGTATCGGACATTCCTACACTACTTGAGTGTAGTAATATTGAAAGATATTTTCAAGCAAGAAGCAATGTTCAAccatttcttgttttatttttgcggaATTACAATTTTTTCTACCAAGGCACACCAACAATATTGGCCTCTTGCTTGTAAAATGTTAGATGAATTCGTAAGACATTTCGGAAAATATTTTGGGCGGTCAAATTTAATTAGCAATATCCACAACCTGCAGCACGTGGGTAAAGAAGTTATGAAATATGGGCCGTTGGATTCTTATTCTGCCTACGAATTTGAAAATAACTTGCGATTCGTCAAGCAGTGCGTTAGATCTGGAACTAAGATAGTAGAACAGGCTGCTGGAAGATTGATCGAACGTAGTCATGTCATAAAGGCTAAAACGCTGACCGTTCCTTATTATCCGCAACTCAAAGCAAATGGTCGTTTTTTCATAAATGAGGAATTTTCGCTTCAGAAGCAGTTTCAAAATCGTTGGTTtctaacaaaagaaaacaacattatCCAGTTtacaaatgtgaaaaaaatcgaaaactcTTTTATCATTTGTGGTAACATGGTAGAATCTTGTGAGGAACTATTTAATGTAGTATCTGACGAGGATAATGTTTTAGCAGACATACAACTTTCGTCGGTTGAGCTTTGTAAATTTAAAGTTAAACTTAATGTTCGTTTATTCGAGGTGGAAGTACCGTGTACTAGTATAAAATGCAAGCTTGTTCCTATTTTCATACCATCCCGGTCCTTAATACAGCTTCCTATCAGAGTACCTCCCCAGCCAGATTCAATAGCATTATTTCCATTGTTGCACACTTTTTTGTAA